The DNA region tttgcacatctatcactccagtgttaatactaaattgtaattattttgcactatggcctatttattgccttacctccataacttactacattcgcacacactgtatatatattttctgttgtatttttgactttatgttttgttttaccccatatgtaactctgtgttgttgttgtctttatcgcactgctttgctttatcttggccaggtcgtaaTTGTAAAtgtgaacttgttctcaactggcttacctggttaaataaaggtgatgtgacgaggtggtgttgaaggagtcaggcgcaggagagtaatcacagaataacaggctttaatctgcAAAATACAGGTTTTACGCAGAAAttcgtcaaacacactccagggcacaaaacaggcacactggaaaatacaaggcacacaggaaaactgctgtcgatacaaaatacacaagctccaccgagcttcactaacctccacaacaaacaatcacccacatagacaaggaagcagagggaacacttatacaatgactaatgagggaataaggaccaggtgtgtgtgattgaagacaaatggagtgatgataaatggatctgcagtagttagtaagccggtgacgccgaacgccgaaacctgcccgaaataggaggggaggcagcctcggcggaagtcgtgacagtcccCCCCTccacttgacgcgcggctccagcagcgccccggcctcggggacggccaggaggatgcggagcagggcgagccggatggcgacggtggaaatcccgtaacatggagggatcgaggatatccctcaccgggacctagcaccgttcctccggaccgtacccctcccactccacgaggtactgaaggccccccacccgacgcctcgaatccaggatggaacagacagagtacgccggggccccctcaatgtccagaggaggtggagggacctcccgcacctcagactcctggagtggaccagctaccaccggcctgaggagagacacatgaaacgaggggttaatacggtaatcagggggaagtaataacttataagtgacctcgttgacatcctcaggactttgaacggccccacaaaccgcgggctcagcttccagcagggaagataggggaagatcagttagaaaatcaacacttaggtgagaccatggtcgttgtggaactggtaaaggttgtaacttaccagctgggaggtgcctaggtgccttactctgggcgcacactgagcaggaggagacatacaccctcacgtccatagccaaggtaggccaccagtattttccaGTCAgacagcgcactgtacgaccgatacctgggtgacgtgtgtgctcagtagatcagacgatcacggataagagcaggcacgtactgtagcccatctggacactgaggtggagagggatccgtgcgtaatgcctgctctatatccgcgtccatcgcccatactactggcgccacaatgcaggaggccggcagtatgggggtgttgtcgctgggcctctcctctgtgtcatacagccgggacagtgcgtctgccttcacgttcttcgtacccgggatgtatgatagagtgaaatcaaaccgggtgaaaaatagggcccacctggcctggcgaggattcagcctcctcgctgcccggatggactccaggttacggtggtccgtccagacgaggaaagggtgttttgccccctcaagccaatgcctccacatggtcaaggctcggacaacagccaacagctcacGATCACCAACGctgtagttctgctctgccgggctgagcttcttcgagaagaatgcacaggggcggagcttgggtggcgtgcccgagcattgagacaggacagctcctatcccaacctcggacgcatccacctccactacaaacggtagtgatgaattggggtgggccagtactggggctgaggtgaacagaccccacagtttgctgaaggccaggtcagcctcagcagaccagcggagccgggacggcccacccttcaacagggaggtaatgggagctgcgaccttgccaaagccccggataaacctcagatagtagttggcaaagccaaggaagcgctgcacctccttaaccgtggttggagttggtcaattacgcacggctgaaatgcgatctccctccatctccacacctgaggtggaaatgcggtatccaaggaaggagacggactgctggaaaaacatacacttctctaccttagcataaaggtcattttccaacagtcgggccagcaccttgcgtaccagggacacatgctcggcgtgcgtagcggaatacaccaggatgtcatcgatgtagaccactacaccgcgaccaagcatgtcccgaaacacctcgttcacaaaggactggaaaactgagggagcattcatcaaaccatagggcatcaccaggtattcataatgccccgtggttgtgctgaatgctgtcttccacttatctccctctcggatatgcaccaggttgtacgcactcctgagatctaatttggtgaagaagcacgccccatgcattgatttaATCACTGAaagaatgagagggagaggataactaaatcttattatctccctgttcagtagttgataatcaatgcacgggcgcagacctccgtccttcttcttctcaaagaagaaacttgaggaggcgggtgaagtggagggacgtatatacccctggcgcagggactcagtgacatatgtttccatagtcaccgtttcagcctgtgacagggggtatatacagtgaggggaaaaagtatttgatcccctgctgattttgtacgtttgcccattgacaaagacatgatcagtctataattttaatggtaggtttatttgaacagtgagagacagaataacaacaacaaaaatccagaaaaacgcatgtcaaaaatgttataaattgattttttcattttaatgagggaaataagtatttgaccccctctcaatcagaaagatttctggctcccaggtgtcttttatacaggtaacgagctgagattaggagcacactcttaaagggagtgctcctaatctcagtttgttacctgtataaaagacacctgtccacagaagcaatcaatcagattccaaactctccaccatggccaagaacaaagagctctccaaggatgtcagggacaagattttagacctacacaaggctggaatgggctacaagaccatcgccaagcagcttggtgagaaggtgacaacagttggtgtgattattcgcaaatggaagaaacacaaaagacctgtcaatctccctcggcctggggctccatgcaagatctcacctcgtggagttgcaatgatcatgagaacggtgaggaatcagcccagaactaaagaagcacattaaggtcctggagtggcctagccagtctccagaccttaatcccatagaaaatctgtggagggagctgaaggttcgagttgccaaacgtcagcctcgaaaccttaatgatgtggagtagatctgcaaagaggagtgggtcaaaatccctcctgagatgtgtgcaaacctggtggccaactacaagaatcgtctgacctctgtgatatccaacaagggttttgccaccaagtactaagtcatgttttgcagaggggtcaaatacttatttccctcattaaaatgcaaatcaatttataacatttttgacatgcgtttttctggattttttgttgttgttattctgtctctcactgttcaaataaacctaccattaaaattatagactgatcatttctttgtcagtgggcaaacatacaaaatcagcaggggatcaaatacttttttccctgaatgtaagtgtatgtaaactctacccggaggtttatcgcacaatcccccgcccgatgaggtggtaacttagtcgcctgcgttttagagaacgcttgcgccagatcgaggtattcagggggaatgcgcacggtggaggtactgtctggactttccaccgtggttgcaccaacctGTGACCACCCTGTGtaaaccctctgcggccatgagaaggtggggttgtggagtgctagccaagggatacctaataccacagggaaagcaggagactcaataatggaaaaagtaacctggtgcagtaacttccttaaccaacccggaccctaattgttgactatcaagtgctctgatggggtgtggaatggataggggtatcaatggaatgcctatacggtgtgcgaatgccctgtccataaagttcccagctgcgtctGAATCGacaaggtggtgttgaaggagttaggcgcaggagagtaaatcacagaataacaggctttaatccgcaaaatccAGGTTtgcgcagaaatgcgtcaaacacacttcagggcacaaaacaggcgcactggaaaatacaaggcacacgggaaaactcccgtcgatacaaaatacacgcgCTTCACTAACCtacacaacaaacaatcacccacacagacaaggaagcagagggaacacttatacaatgactaatgagggaataaggaccaggtgtgtgtgattgaagatggagtgatgataaatggattggcagtagttagtaagccggtgacgccgaacgccgaaacctacccgaacaaggaggggaggcagcctcggcggaagtcgtgacaggttaaataaaataaaataaaaaaactgactCCAAAGAAAAGTAGCCTAATCAATTTCAACAAAATTACTATTTTCAATTGTGGAAAAATTATAGTGTAAATAGATTACAAAACATGTGGATGACAGGGATTtccccaaaacaaaacaaaaaaacaaaaaacaatttcATATCATGTACCTGCTTGTAAATAATTTACTTGTGAACTTAACATATTTTGGCAAATATTTTCTCAGTGTACATTTCATGTCGGATACACTCCCATTCACACAACTCTGCCCCTCTGTTTCCTCTTGTATCTAAAATTAGCCCCAGTCATGTTATATTGATGCAACTCTGAACAGCCTCCTGGTGAGAGAGACCACATTTGAACTGTTCGGAAGAAGAAACCCAAAGAGAGGCGGACTTGCTCCTCTGCTCCAACAGCGCATGCATCCCAAAGAGGGTCTCTGAAGGACCCTAGTGGAATTTAGGAAGTCAAGTTGAGCGGTCGTACCGGGTCTTTTCTCCGCCTCTCTCACTAACACCACAGACTGGCACAATAAATGGCCTGGATTCAGCTGATCCTGTTAGAAGGCCAATAAAACGGCCAGCTGCTTTGTGtgcagggagggaggaaagatgAACACTGCCAGCAGTTTGCTGCGACGCTTAAAGGAGGAAGCCGAGCAGAAAACCAATACATCACAGGAGCCACACTGGGTAACTGAGGAAATGTggacagagggaaggagtgagagaaagaaagagagaggtctTCTTTAACCGACTGCTGTTGAactgtttttaaaaatgtaggtTCCAGTTTTTAAGAATGGATATGAGCTGAGGTAGCAGTTAATTAATTCAGTCAATTCGTGCTTTGGCCAGCATGTAAATGTTATTTCCTGTTGGATTGGGATGGAATGGAGTGTCACAGAGGGAAGTCACTGGCCAAGGAAATCTCCATACAGCCAGcccaggtcacatggtcagacTGGTATAAAAGGCAGTCCTGACTGTGGATTGTCAAAGAAGGCCTTCCATAGCCTGGCCAAGAAAGTGCTCCTTCATTGAGACAAAATGCTTTAGTGCAAATGGATTGGATTGAACTAAGCCAGGGGATCTGTGGTTTCTGTTCGAGCTCCAAGAAGGTTCCCCTGTAAACTCTGACATGGATTGGAAAAGGGTTGTCATATAGTATTTCCATTGGCACCCGCTATCAGTTCAAGTAAAACAGTCCTTGGTTAAGGTTGTATTATTCCAATGGAAGTTTATGAATTGTTCTGGATGAGGAAAAGGCATCTTACTCCATCTAgtggtcagtcacacacacaccaaaacattCTGTTTGTATAAACAAGGCGTGTTACATTCCATAGAGATgtgaaaaaaatatacattcCATTACATTTCCAACTAGGGAGTCTTTAGCTTTACAGCATTGTGTCAGGTTCACTTGTGCCCCCTCCTTACACACTTGAACATAAACAAGTAAGGATTTGTCAATGAGCTGTGACGTGCTGTCAGAGTCAGACTAATGGGTTGTGGAAGAAGTTGCGTATGTGCTGAGCCAAGGCGTGGCCCACGATGGGCTCCAGTTCATGGGTCCCTGCGTTGCACAGCTGGTGGATAATGGAGTAGTGCTGGAGCAGGGCCATGGCTTTGACCTTCCCTACCCCAGGGATCTGCTGAACCAGGGACATGACCAGGGGGTCCAGCAGCCGAGACACACTCCTCCTGCGGAACAGGTTGTCTTTACTCGCTCCGTGAACCTGCAGAGGAGACGACAAAATTCATCAGTCAATCGGCATGCACAGTTAGACTATTGAGGTTGATCTGACTGTATGTCAGATTGAGTTTAACACATATTTGTGGAATCAGGATCATCTTTGCAAATTGACAATGCTAGACGAAACGCTTCACTCATTTTCTCTCGTGTGTGAAAGTCTAACTTACTATCCGTGTGAGTAGCTGGGAGGCTTCCAGCTGGCTGGCAGCAGGTAGCAGTTTGAGACCGAGCTTACACACCACAAACTTCTGCATGGCTGGAAAGTACTGTTCACTGAGCCGGGTGTTCTCCACCACCACGATGTCCTGAAGGCTGCTGTTGGCCTTACACAGATAAGATTAGAACATCACCATGGAGAAACAGaagatgtacactaccggtcaaacgttttagaacacctactcattcaagggtttttctttatttttactattttctaaattgtagaataatagtgaagacatcaaaacaatgaaataacacatatggaatcatttgaccatgcttgtcacttatgaacatttttgaacatcttggcatggttctgttataatctccacccggcacagccagaagaggactggccacccctcatagcctggttcctctctaggtttcttcctaggttttggcctttctagggagtttttcctagccaccgtgcttctacacctgcattactagctgtttggggttttaggctgggtttctgtacagcacttcgagatattagctgatgtaagaagggctatataaaataaaattgattgattgattgatgtagtaaccaaaaacgtgttaaacaaatcaagatatattttatatttgagattcttcaaatagccaccctttgccttgatgacagctttgaacactcttggcattctctcaaccagcttcatgaggtagtctcctggaatgcatttcaattaacaggtgtgccttcttaatgagtttgagccaatcagttgtgttgtgacaaggtagggggggggggatacataagatagccctatttggtaaaagaccaagtccatattatggcaagaacagctcaaataagcaaagagaaacgacagtccatcattacttaaagacatgaaggtcagtcaatacggaacatttcaagaactttgaaagtttcttcaagtgcagtcgcaaaaaccatcaagcgctatgatgaaactggctctcatgaggaccgccacaggaaaggaagacccagagttacctctgctgcagaggataagttcattagagttaccagcctcagaaattgcagcccaaataaatgcttcacagagttcaagtaacagacacatctcaacatcaactgttcagaggagactgtgaatcaggccttcatggtcgaattgctgcaaagaaaccactactaaaggacaccaataataagaagagacttgcttgggccaagaaacacgagcaagggacattagaccggtggaaatgtgtcctttggtctggagtccaaattggagatttctggttccaaccgccgtgtctttgtgagacgcggtgagggtgaacggatgatctccgcatgtgtatttcccaccataaagcatggaggaggaggtgttatgttgtgggggtgctttgctggtgacactgtctgtgatttatttagaattcaaggcacacttaaccagcatggctaccacagcattctgcagcgaaacgccattccatctggtttgggcatagtgggactatcatttgtttttcaacaggacaatgacccaacacacctccaggctgtgtaagggctattttaccaagaaggagagtgatggagtgctgcatcacatttacattttacattttagtcatttagcagatgctcttatccagagcgacttacagttagtgagtgcatacattttcatactggccccccgtgggaaacgaacccacaaccctggcgttgcaagcgccatgctctaccaactgagctacaggggactgttatcagatgacctggcctccacaatcacccaacctcaaccaaattgagatggtttgggatgagtcggaccgcagagtgaaggaaaagcagccaacaagtgctcagcatatgtgggaactccatcaagactgttggaaaagcaagagtgagagaatgccaagagtgtgcaaagctgtcagcatggcaaagggtggctatttgaagaatctcaaatataaaatatattttgatttgtttaacacttttttggttactacatgattccatatgtgttatttcatagttttgatgtcttcactattattctacaatgtagaaaatagcaaaaataaagaaaaacccttgaatgagtaggtattctaaaacttttgaccagtagtgtacttTGTATCCATCATtaactcaagtgtttcctttattttggcagttacctgtagcagcATAATCAAGTCGTAGTGGTTTAATGGTGTAGTGCCAAACACCAAAAGAAGACTTATATTTCTAAACCGAACAAGGTTTCTTTTGTAGTTGTTACCAACCACATTGTCAGTTTCAAAGACATACAGGATGCATCTCTTGTTAAATGGATGAAAGTCCACCACACCAAGTTCTCCCTCAAATATGTTTTTCACACTTCCAGTTCCTGGAATCAAGAATTCAACAACACCACATTCAAAATTAACAGACTGGAAGAGaacggttgtcactagttaccccagccacaaagtcataattatagctaaaccctgcccatttctacacttcataaaatctgattttaaacctaaccttaaccacactgccaaCCTTATGCTTAACCTTAAATTAAGTTGACTTTGTGTCTGTGCTATCTAGTGAAAACCAAAGAGAACTGTCTTGCTGCTGTTTCCATTAttcgaataaacctgggtcaatggaaacctgcctactgGCTGTCCGCCGGTAGTATCGATTGTTTGTTCCTACCGGTAGTATTGATTGCTTGTTTGTTTGTCTAAACGTGTAAATGCTTGCTTAAAATGGTAACACAAgtagaggaataaaataaaatacacatgaatggagctatataaagggagtaccagtaccagatcaatgtgcagaggtatgaggtatttgaggtagatactgtatatacatgaaggcagggtaaagtgactaggcatcagggtagataataagagtaaaataaagaacagagtagcaacaTCAAATGATGagtgtacacgtgtgtgtgtgtgtgtgagtgtgcgtgtttTTACTGTTTGCTAAacagtagcagagtgaacagtcgatggcttgggtggctagagtctttggcaatttttcgggccttcctctgacactgcctgatatagatgtcctggatggcagggagctcggccccagtgatgtactgggctgtccgcaccaccctctgtagcgctttgcggtcaagggcggtgcatttgccataccaagcagtgatgcagccagtcaagatgctctcgatggtgcagctgtataactttttgaggatccaaGGGCCCATGCTAGCTTGCTTCCAAATGTTATATTCCTTCCTTTCTGGTCCAATAACTTATATCTGCAGACTGCGGTTACTACATGACACGATCACTACATGCATGAAATCACCTTTCAGGATTCTTAAATTCAACACGTTTTGTCCAATATCTCAAGATAGGGTGGTCATATTGTTATTGCATTTTCAGGGCTGATGTAGGACAAAGAGATGattcaaataaaaaacattatGAAATTAGAATTCAATATTAGGCAAATGTGGCACGTAATATGCAAATGGTACAATACAGAATACATAATTACAGTAACTTAAGATCAATTATTTAAGGTAGAGTGGTCATATTATTAACAAATACTCATGCTTTATGCAAAACTGAGATTGTAACAATTTCTGAAATTAGGATGGAACTTTTTATACTACTTTATGCAAATGAGATACATTATGTGCTAATTATTATGTACAGAATGATTTTAATACAGCATGTTAAGCCCATTCATTTAAAGTATGGTGGTCATATTGTTAacatacactaagtgtacaaaacatggacacctgctctttccatgacatagactgaccaggtgaatccaggtgaaagctatgatcccttattgatcacttgttaaatccacttcaatcagtgtagatgaaggggaggagacaggttaaagaagggttttgaagccttgagacaatttagacatggattgtgcatgtgtgccattcagagggtgaacgggcaagatcaaatatttaagtgcctttgaacggggtatagtagtaggtgccaggtcaatcaatcaaattcaatcaaatgtatttataaatccctttttacatcagcaggtgtcacaaagtgcttatacagaatcccagcctaaaaccccaaacaccaagcaatgcagatgtagaagcacggtggctaagaaaaactccctagaaaggcaggaacctaggaagaaacctagagaggaaccaggctctaaggggtggccagtcctcttctggctgtgccaggtggagattataagactacatggccattaaggccagattgttcttcaagattttcaaacgttcatagatgaccagcagggtcagataataatcacagtggttgtagagggtgcaacaggttagcacctcaggagtaaatgtcagttggcttttcatagccgagcattcagaggtcgagacagcaggtgcggtagagagagagagagagggagggagtgagagtgagagtcgaaaacagcaggtccgggacaaggtagcatgtctggtgaacaggtcagggttccatagccgcaggcagaacactTGAAACTGGAGCAttgcacgaccaggtggactggggacagccaggagtcatcaggccaggtagtcctgaggcatggtcctagggctcaggtcctccgggagggaagggagagagtgagagggagagagagagagaattagagggagtatACTTCAATTCACACAGggcaccagataagacaggagaattacaccagatacagtgagggaaaaaagtatttgatctgattttgtacgtttgcccactgacaaagacatgatcagtctatacttttaatggtaggtttatttgaacagtgaaatacagaataacaacagaaaaatccagaaaaacgcaaacgttttgaagtattgaaacccaACCACATGGATTTCAATGAAAAGTATTTCAATAAACATGGTGAATGTATGAAGCGAACataatttcaaataggctacatgtcatttTAAACAGCAGGAgccaggcagggagcctaaaaaggaacgaaaatgaattatttaggctatattatttcaaggctatagcctacaaagaaatacattgtgaagcatttgtgagtgcgacacaataggctggtagggacataaagCAAGCagcatgtcacggtttcggccgaggctgcctctcttccttcccggaatactagctgccaccgttgcatgtttctatgttcgtttgcttttgtctgattgttgttacacctgttatcgtttagtgtaattagtgtcctataagttcgcGTTGTGTTTGTcgagtgttgtgtgttattgttttactgtcgtgccggtaggctgtatttctactgtttgctcggttgagctatttctccatattgtttggagtgttttgtcgcacctgttagtgcgcccgttattttcgcctacgtgcggagttttcgcctcagggcatttattcgtgattgttttgtgtgcatctactaaagtctgttggactaacgttctgcgtcctgcgcctgattccaccaccacacccacctacatctaccttgacagaataacacaccacaagaatggaatcagcaggagccgcagcagcacaggcgacgctggaggaccgggtccgcgagcagaatgaccagatcctgcggatggggtccgcactgcaggaggtgatcaccaccatccgaggctgggagacccgaggacACCTCCCCaccatcctccctgcccgcaccatcggcaagtcagcccattcccgctccggaacccagaggagttcgactctcgctcccgagggcctacgatgggaccgctgccgggtgtcagggattccttctccaggtggagctttacctggccaccgtgcacccgggcgccctcgggacacgagagcgtgtccgccctgatctcctgcctttcccggtaaggcgttggaatgggccaacgcagagtggaggagaatcgacgctaccaccatcacctacgacgagttctcccgccgcttcagggcggtgtttgaccatcccccggaggggaaagcggcgggggagcgtctgttctgcctcctgcaggggaagaggagtgcccaggagttcgccttagaattccgtactctagcgggcggatgcagggtggaatgagcgggccctcatcgatcactaccgatgtagtctacgtgaggacgtccgtgggagctggcctgtagggacaccagcctctcgttcgaccagttggtcgacatgtccatcaggctggataccctgctagctacccgcggacgtcccgagggggtccgtccatttcaccctccagcgcctccaagccgtgccccatggagctcggggcgctggcgctagagagaggagggtcggatgacgagggggtccatctcctgcaccaactgtggtcggggaggacacaccgcggctaggtgctggggatggcctcctaggggagaagacgacaggtcccgcactggggagtccttccaggtgagtaggcgccccactcacccagagctctctgttgcacacttctgtatgcctgtgcgttttccacaggtagcacctcattcccagcataaggcgctggtagattcaggcacggctgggaattttgttgataagaaattttgtttcgccttagggattccccttctccctgttgacgttcccttccccgttcatgccctagatagccgtccgttgggtgcgggcttgatcaggaggtcacggcgccacttaggatgtgtgcgcagggggggtcatcaggagatgatccagctatttctgatcgactcgcct from Coregonus clupeaformis isolate EN_2021a unplaced genomic scaffold, ASM2061545v1 scaf0038, whole genome shotgun sequence includes:
- the LOC121577160 gene encoding Fanconi anemia core complex-associated protein 24-like, with the protein product LVTTVLFQSVNFECGVVEFLIPGTGSVKNIFEGELGVVDFHPFNKRCILYVFETDNVVGNNYKRNLVRFRNISLLLANSSLQDIVVVENTRLSEQYFPAMQKFVVCKLGLKLLPAASQLEASQLLTRIVHGASKDNLFRRRSVSRLLDPLVMSLVQQIPGVGKVKAMALLQHYSIIHQLCNAGTHELEPIVGHALAQHIRNFFHNPLV